A DNA window from Zingiber officinale cultivar Zhangliang chromosome 3A, Zo_v1.1, whole genome shotgun sequence contains the following coding sequences:
- the LOC122053274 gene encoding CASP-like protein 1D1 codes for MGTTELDASTDGKSARPPSTNLFGVDLALRILLLALSVSALAVLVTSKQSRDFQTGLPPPFAVISRDAKFQQVPALIYLLVALCVAIFYSIVTIFASLSAISSSSPSARILFLLILFDALMVGVMASATGSAGSMAYLGIRGNSHANWDKICNRYTKFCRHIGSSVIVSCIAAVVLVLLVVLSSYSLYRRSA; via the exons ATGGGGACGACAGAGTTAGACGCATCGACCGACGGCAAGAGCGCGCGTCCTCCGTCGACGAACCTGTTCGGCGTGGATTTGGCGCTGAGGATCTTGCTGTTGGCGTTGTCGGTGTCGGCGCTGGCGGTGCTGGTGACCAGCAAGCAGAGCAGGGATTTCCAGACCGGCCTCCCGCCGCCCTTTGCCGTCATCTCTAGGGACGCCAAGTTCCAGCAAGTCCCGGCGCTCAT ATATCTCTTGGTGGCTCTGTGCGTCGCTATCTTCTACAGCATCGTCACCATCTTCGCTTCCTTGTCCGCCATCTCGAGCTCCTCGCCATCCGCCAGaatcctcttcctcctcatcctctTCGACGCG TTGATGGTCGGAGTGATGGCGTCGGCGACGGGGAGCGCCGGGTCAATGGCGTACCTGGGGATTCGGGGGAACTCGCACGCCAACTGGGACAAGATCTGCAACCGCTACACCAAGTTCTGCCGCCACATCGGCAGCTCCGTCATCGTCTCCTGTATTGCCGCTGTCGTCCTCGTCCTCCTCGTCGTCCTCTCCTCTTACTCGCTCTACCGCCGGAGCGCGTAG
- the LOC122053275 gene encoding flagellar attachment zone protein 1-like produces MAEVLQVSSGETEVKLSGKDNTEGGESAKTILTNGNNDLLPKEETKEEESSASDREFIKVEKELLVDVKESSYLPKVELEESKLPASNEAGKSEPTVDSLKLVKEIDELKLQLATVLGKLNGSETEKTSIKSKLDLAYEELEKLNKHCKELELDQKLMKDQIVGAELKYNLQLESLQEALKATDMKHKELVDVKESFTVLSTELESSKNRIKALEVELLSSSSELLKLEEASKQAELESGKVKDLEKTLELTHVTAKDMEDQINNLQKELNDLYGKITEKQKVEEKLENTLLELSKFQETLEASKFEVAKLEHSISSKDALIQEVTEERNLHKVAEETLKADITSLQKLLSASEENLQTKGLSLGELELKLQEQVKEKERVETLFKDQEIQISNMKNDLTNLTTEKATLESTVTDLNTKLAENEELHHQLEAKLNLAEQNFRETNSLLLQTSTYNEELEKKLQLLEQQHHEFRTTTEASTTRNIELEGLIQASSAVEENIRSQLKEFELKLASTEKSNVELEQQINLVEIKFLDTQSEIKVLNDKIKELTTSLNEAAEENSLSRHRLEDYEDKTNQLESSLIKSSSRNSELEKELNDLINKCTEHEERATATHHRSLELEELISSSDSVAKDAQKRVEEMELLVEAANYRHQELEQLLSVEQSKQRDVEGESKQYKSKITELVSELEAHKTRSKSLESILHAANEKEKELTDILDTAIEERKKIEDLSNSQEKKLKESENQIQILENELKYLTEKIESVQEQLEASNLREKNLLEKFRYAQEQLADQGKTVEEITARNLDLNSITESLAKDSELKLQDAAASLKQKDSEAKALVEKLHYLEEQLNFYKEQMVESTENAALLKSDLDEKAVKLVSLENNIEEFKQKLSEANQRGEQTIAVNELLAVTNSKLREELESHQHKINELNDLLKSTHAEKQTISEQLASHSSTLTQLKEEHSRGLDLQFATESRLKENEAHLNDSVEKYNLKERETNELNEKVLAIETQLRIYEEQVSESATQKDKLEEALFKIQDLEGLVEQLKNNVNSFQTENEGLARQNISLSADLGTYKAKMNDLQVAFDTAIAEKEDLLKQLHSLKKESDDFVQLLKSEKDQLKLQVSSLVEESTLLKETYEKLRNERETSEAQLERELSKQKVKEESLNSLIDNLRADLAEKSLLQQRASDLEEKLLLAEKTYAQEVAEENNKVSVLKVELEELKFKQNQTSEMEKKIVELENTRRLVHTASDNEIKNGTSPVERDDSTEVKSREIGLDTSTLSKRKKHKSRDKPKQDIETTNTSQNAHLSTERSEGVAFKFVLGVALVSIIIGIILGKWY; encoded by the exons ATGGCAGAAGTTTTGCAAGTGAGTTCAGGTGAGACTGAAGTAAAGCTCTCAGGAAAGGATAATACCGAG GGAGGGGAAAGTGCAAAAACAATTCTCACAAATGGCAACAATGATTTACTGCCAAAAGAAGAAACTAAAGAAGAGGAGTCGTCTGCATCAGACAGAGAATTCATAAAAGTTGAGAAGGAACTATTGGTAGATGTAAAAGAAAGCTCTTACCTACCCAAGGTGGAATTGGAAGAATCCAAACTCCCTGCAAGCAATGAAGCAGGCAAGTCAGAACCAACTGTAGATTCTCTAAAACTGGTAAAGGAGATTGACGAACTTAAGCTTCAACTTGCCACTGTTCTTGGGAAATTAAATGGTTCAGAAACTGAAAAGACCTCAATAAAATCCAAGCTTGATCTTGCATATGAAGAGCTAGAGAAATTGAACAAGCACTGTAAAGAACTTGAACTTGACCAAAAGTTGATGAAAGATCAGATTGTAGGAGCTGAACTGAAGTATAATTTGCAGCTGGAATCCCTTCAGGAAGCTCTAAAAGCTACAGAtatgaagcataaggaacttgttGATGTAAAGGAATCATTCACTGTTTTGTCCACTGAACTTGAGAGTTCAAAAAATAGGATAAAAGCCCTTGAAGTGGAGTTATTGTCCTCTTCTAGTGAGCTGCTTAAGCTTGAAGAAGCAAGTAAACAAGCAGAGTTAGAATCAGGAAAAGTGAAGGACTTGGAGAAGACGTTGGAGCTGACACATGTGACTGCAAAGGATATGGAGGACCAAATAAACAATCTACAAAAGGAGTTGAATGATCTATATGGTAAGATTACTGAGAAACAGAAGGTTGAAGAAAAACTTGAAAACACTTTGTTGGAACTTTCAAAATTTCAGGAGACATTGGAAGCCTCAAAATTTGAAGTGGCTAAACTGGAGCATAGCATTTCTTCTAAAGACGCCCTCATCCAGGAAGTGACTGAAGAACGAAACCTCCATAAAGTTGCTGAAGAAACATTGAAAGCAGATATCACATCATTGCAGAAGTTGCTTTCGGCTTCAGAAGAAAACCTGCAAACAAAGGGTTTGAGTTTGGGGGAATTGGAGCTGAAACTTCAggaacaagtaaaagaaaaggaaagagttGAAACTTTATTCAAGGACCAGGAAATTCAGATATCAAATATGAAAAATGATTTAACCAACTTGACCACAGAGAAGGCAACACTGGAGAGCACTGTGACAGATCTTAATACCAAGTTGGCAGAAAATGAGGAACTGCATCACCAACTCGAAGCCAAGTTAAATCTGGCTGAACAAAATTTCAGGGAAACAAATTCACTATTATTACagacatcaacatataatgagGAGCTTGAAAAAAAACTGCAACTGCTTGAACAACAGCACCATGAATTCAGAACAACCACAGAAGCTTCTACTACAAGAAACATTGAGCTAGAAGGTCTCATTCAAGCATCTAGTGCAGTTGAAGAGAATATCAGGTCACAGCTAAAGGAATTTGAGTTAAAATTGGCATCAACTGAGAAGTCCAATGTGGAGCTTGAGCAGCAAATAAATCTTGTGGAGATAAAGTTCCTTGATACACAGAGTGAAATTAAGGTACTCAATGACAAAATAAAAGAACTCACTACTTCATTGAATGAAGCAGCAGAAGAAAATTCACTATCAAGACATCGCTTAGAAGATTATGAAGATAAGACCAACCAACTGGAGTCTTCCTTGATCAAGTCATCTTCGAGGAACTCAGAACTTGAAAAGGAGCTTAATGATCTCATCAACAAATGTACCGAACATGAGGAGCGGGCTACTGCAACACATCATCGTAGTCTTGAGCTGGAAGAATTGATCAGTTCTTCTGATTCTGTGGCTAAAGATGCTCAAAAGAGAGTGGAAGAAATGGAGTTGTTGGTGGAGGCTGCTAATTATCGCCACCAGGAACTTGAGCAACTACTCAGCGTAGAACAGTCAAAACAGAGAGATGTTGAGGGTGAATCTAAGCAGTATAAGAGCAAAATCACCGAGCTTGTTTCAGAACTTGAAGCACACAAAACAAGATCAAAGAGCCTTGAATCTATACTGCATGCTGCAAATGAAAAAGAGAAAGAGTTGACAGATATCCTTGATACAGCTattgaagaaagaaaaaagattGAAGACCTTTCTAATAGTCAGGAGAAAAAACTCAAGGAATCTGAAAATCAAATTCAGATTTTGGAAAATGAATTGAAATACTTGACAGAGAAAATTGAAAGTGTCCAGGAACAACTGGAGGCTTCTAATCTAAGAGAAAAAAATCTCCTCGAGAAGTTTAGATATGCTCAAGAACAATTGGCTGATCAAGGAAAGACTGTGGAGGAAATTACTGCAAGGAACTTAGATTTAAATTCTATAACTGAATCTTTAGCCAAAGATTCAGAGTTGAAACTCCAAGATGCTGCAGCAAGCTTAAAGCAGAAGGATTCGGAAGCCAAAGCACTGGTTGAGAAGTTGCACTATCTTGAAGAacaattgaatttttataaagAACAGATGGTTGAATCTACTGAAAATGCTGCTTTACTCAAGTCAGACTTGGACGAGAAGGCTGTAAAGCTGGTTTCTCTTGAAAACAACATTGAAGAGTTTAAACAAAAGTTATCAGAAGCTAATCAAAGAGGTGAACAGACAATTGCAGTAAATGAGTTGCTGGCAGTGACAAACTCAAAGCTCAGGGAAGAGTTGGAATCTCATCAACACAAAATCAATGAGCTcaatgatttattaaaatccaCACATGCTGAGAAACAGACTATTTCTGAGCAACTTGCTTCTCATTCAAGCACTCTAACCCAATTAAAAGAAGAACATTCAAGAGGTCTGGATCTTCAATTTGCAACTGAATCTCGTCTTAAAGAAAATGAAGCCCACTTGAATGACTCTGTTGAGAAATACAATCTAAAAGAACGAGAAACCAATGAACTGAATGAGAAAGTGCTTGCTATTGAAACTCAATTGAGAATTTATGAAGAACAGGTCAGTGAGTCAGCAACTCAGAAGGATAAATTGGAAGAGGCTCTATTCAAGATACAGGATCTGGAAGGACTGGTTGAGCAATTGAAAAACAATGTTAACAGTTTCCAAACAGAGAATGAAGGTTTAGCAAGACAAAACATTAGTCTCTCTGCGGACCTTGGGACATACAAGGCCAAAATGAATGATTTACAAGTAGCATTTGATACAGCCATTGCAGAGAAAGAAGATTTACTGAAGCAGCTCCATTCTTTGAAGAAAGAATCTGATGATTTCGTGCAACTGCTTAAATCTGAGAAAGACCAACTAAAGTTGCAG GTTAGCTCTCTTGTGGAAGAGAGCACATTGCTCAAAGAAACTTATGAAAAATTAAGGAATGAACGTGAAACATCTGAAGCACAACTAGAAAGAGAACTATCTAAACAAAAAGTGAAGGAAGAGTCTCTTAATTCTCTCATTGATAATCTTAGAGCAGATTTGGCAGAGAAGTCTCTTCTGCAACAACGGGCTTCTGACCTTGAAGAAAAGCTGCTCTTAGCTGAGAAAACTTATGCGCAAGAG GTTGCTGAAGAAAACAATAAGGTTTCTGTTCTTAAGGTAGAGCTTGAAGAATTGAAATTTAAACAAAATCAAACTTCAGAAATGGAAAAGAAGATAGTAGAGCTCGAGAACACTCGGCGTTTGGTCCACACTGCCAGTGACAATGAG ATCAAGAATGGAACTTCCCCGGTTGAAAGAGATGATTCAACTGAGGTGAAATCAAGAGAAATTGGACTCGACACCTCAACATTGTCAAAGAGGAAGAAACACAAAAGCAGAGACAAGCCAAAGCAGGATATAGAGACAACTAACACAAGCCAAAATGCACATCTCTCAACAGAGCGTTCAGAAGGGGTTGCCTTCAAATTTGTACTAGGAGTGGCTTTGGTATCAATCATCATTGGCATCATTCTCGGAAAGTGGTACTAG
- the LOC122053276 gene encoding electron transfer flavoprotein subunit alpha, mitochondrial codes for MAASSMLRRCLRNPRVFSSCAPSPLVHDRFSRLISTLVLAEHEGGFVKQSSLSAVAAAAAVNKEKSVSVLLGGSGPSLLKAASHAASCHPSISQVLVADTDILLHPLAETWAELVRLVQKQGSYSHIISASNSFGKNVLPRAAALLDVSPVTDVIEISEPRLFTRPIYAGNALSTVRYMGEDPCMMTIRSTSFTVSACSSDSKSSEAPISKVDLSSFNEASFPKSRWLKLASQESERPDLGNARTVVTGGRGLKSAENFKLLEKLAEKLGAAVGATRAAVDAGFVPNDLQVGQTGKIVAPELYMAFGVSGAIQHIAGMRDSKVIVAVNKDADAPIFQVADYGLVADLFDVIPELIEKIPDKK; via the exons ATGGCTGCCTCTTCGATGCTAAGGAGATGTCTCCGGAATCCCAGAGTTTTCTCATCCTGCGCTCCGTCTCCTCTCGTTCATGATCGGTTTTCGCGACTC ATAAGCACATTAGTATTAGCTGAGCATGAAGGGGGATTTGTAAAACAATCTTCTCTGAGTGCGGTAGCAGCTGCGGCTGCAGTAAATAAAGAAAAATCTGTTTCAGTGCTCTTGGGTGGGTCTGGTCCATCCCTCCTGAAAGCTGCTTCTCATGCTGCATCCTGTCATCCCTCAATATCACAG GTTCTAGTTGCTGATACAGATATACTGTTGCACCCATTGGCAGAGACTTGGGCCGAGCTTGTTCGTTTGGTTCAGAAGCAAGGAAGTTATTCGCATATTATTTCTGCCTCAAATTCATTTGGAAAGAATGTGCTACCACGTGCAGCAGCTCTTCTTGATGTTTCACCTGTTACAGATGTCATTGAAATATCTGAGCCACGATTATTCACAAG GCCAATATATGCAGGTAATGCTCTTTCTACTGTTCGTTATATGGGTGAAGACCCTTGTATGATGACCATTCGATCCACATCCTTTACTGTGTCTGCTTGCTCAAGCGACTCAAAGTCTAGTGAGGCACCTATCTCAAAGGTTGATCTCTCGAGCTTCAATGAAG CTTCTTTTCCCAAATCTAGGTGGCTGAAGCTTGCATCTCAAGAATCAGAACGACCGGATCTTGGAAACGCACGCACTGTAGTCACTGGAGGTCGAGGGTTAAAAAGTGCTGAGAACTTTAAATTGTTGGAGAAGCTTGCTGAAAAGCTTGGTGCAGCAG TTGGTGCCACTCGTGCTGCTGTGGATGCAGGATTTGTACCCAATGACCTCCAG gTTGGTCAGACTGGAAAAATTGTCGCACCAGAGTTGTACATGGCTTTTGGGGTTTCTGGTGCTATCCAACACATAGCAGGAATGAGAGATTCGAAGGTCATTGTGGCTGTAAATAAAGATGCAGATGCACCCATTTTTCAG GTTGCAGATTACGGGCTTGTTGCAGATCTGTTCGATGTAATTCCGGAATTGATAGAAAAGATTCCTGATAAAAAGTGA
- the LOC122053272 gene encoding uncharacterized protein LOC122053272, with product MMDCNKEEAYRAREIAEKKMQNSDFNGARKIAEKAQRLFPELENILRMLTVCEVHCAANVKVNGEVDWYGVLQLGSTADDSSIKKQYRKLALLLHPDKNQFAGAETAFKIIGEAHMILSDRTRRHLYDTRRNAITKSVHSKQSAPQSDKSAIAKKKFSAFHTKGFHPHHQQSPPPSSFDTSQTFWTICPGCGTRYQLFCSILKKFIRCQKCLIPFVAFQSNAKDGFGIHKQVPVQTTNKAKPKRQTGNPSFSKGFKERDGGVGSSNEVKLEKTSLSEFHQPEKDPKPPKRNVDMNRGKKGPVKSRYSDKTNNEDDPIANISSSPVPRRSARHMQNPHFNEVQSEDDNDFINHSHHKKLKTNTSSEGHKPVYFCSGSNHLKIGADSTNSADVCREKKQKECAHAKEKVPCVNKGVDKDPISGNKEDTTKPGTSSKSGLDSVSNTTFEHYTFMYPDTEFFDFEKLKDVNEFAVDQIWAVYDNLDGMPRFYAQIHRINTRCFKLWFTWLEHIPSNEAETAWSDADLPVGCGNYELGSSDYAEDRLMFSHMISWEKKKRKNSYSIYPRKGEVWALFKDWSIGWSLVADNKLFEYEVVLVLSDFDGSGICVVPLLKIEGFISLFVQAKEKSFVIPIDETLKFSHKIPSYRLTGKEKEGIPQGCLELDPASLPLNFSNTFPSVSLTERIEKLDPTSNPCLNCTSPEEPRINMVLDVECKLNVKQNQAAENQVKQNQTSENHHSGAQSNTKSDTQHAEVEIKQKDGLADKNLNYSSKENFKLPLFKFHEAKFHNFGEGKSIENLQRGQIWALRGDTDKYPKNYAWLKKIFSEGVLHMGCLEACPVFDEEIRWVEEGMPISCGKFKVKQLSIITVKLDMLSHPVQAIPVEKRKRYLILPSCGEIWAVYKNWNVGWRLSDLHTCEYDVVEICECTDAGFRVRPLKSVQGYRAILKPELEGKTMEIPIHESTRFSHKIPSFPLTIETEEALQDCWQVDTASLPE from the coding sequence ATGATGGATTGCAACAAGGAAGAGGCTTATAGAGCCAGAGAAATTGCAGAAAAAAAGATGCAAAACAGTGATTTTAATGGCGCACGAAAGATCGCTGAAAAAGCCCAACGTTTGTTCCCTGAGCTTGAGAACATATTGCGGATGCTAACTGTCTGTGAAGTTCACTGTGCTGCTAATGTTAAAGTTAATGGAGAAGTAGATTGGTATGGGGTTTTACAACTAGGGTCCACTGCAGATGACTCATCTATCAAGAAACAATACCGAAAGCTTGCACTTCTACTTCATCCTGATAAAAACCAATTTGCTGGTGCTGAGACTGCATTCAAGATAATTGGCGAAGCACATATGATTTTATCTGATCGAACAAGACGGCACCTTTATGACACTAGAAGAAATGCCATAACCAAATCTGTCCATTCCAAGCAGTCTGCTCCGCAATCGGATAAGAGCGCTattgctaaaaaaaaatttagtgcaTTTCATACTAAGGGTTTCCATCCTCATCATCAACAATCACCACCACCATCGTCATTTGACACTTCTCAAACTTTCTGGACTATTTGCCCTGGTTGTGGCACGAGATACCAGTTGTTTTGCAGCATTTTGAAAAAATTCATTCGATGTCAGAAGTGTTTGATTCCCTTTGTTGCATTTCAGTCGAACGCAAAAGATGGATTTGGAATACATAAGCAGGTTCCGGTTCAGACAACCAATAAAGCTAAACCAAAAAGGCAAACTGGAAATCCCTCTTTTAGCAAGGGGTTCAAGGAAAGAGATGGTGGAGTTGGTTCAAGTAATgaggttaagttagaaaaaactaGCTTGAGTGAGTTTCATCAGCCTGAGAAGGATCCTAAGCCTCCAAAAAGAAATGTGGATATGAATAGGGGCAAAAAGGGGCCTGTGAAGTCCAGATATTCAGATAAAACTAACAATGAAGATGATCCTATAGCAAATATTTCTTCATCGCCAGTGCCAAGAAGGTCTGCTAGGCATATGCAGAACCCTCACTTTAATGAAGTTCAAAGTGAAGATGATAATGACTTTATAAATCATTCTCATCACAAAAAATTGAAGACTAACACCTCCAGTGAGGGGCACAAACCAGTCTATTTTTGTTCTGGTAGCAATCACCTTAAAATAGGAGCTGATTCCACTAACTCTGCTGATGTCTGTAGGGAGAAAAAGCAAAAAGAATGTGCCCATGCTAAGGAGAAGGTGCCATGTGTGAATAAAGGGGTTGACAAAGATCCAATATCAGGAAACAAAGAAGATACAACGAAGCCAGGGACTAGTTCTAAGTCTGGGCTAGATTCTGTTTCTAACACCACATTTGAACACTACACATTTATGTATCCTGATACAGAATTTTTCGACTTTGAGAAGTTGAAGGATGTAAATGAGTTTGCAGTTGATCAGATATGGGCAGTCTATGATAATCTAGATGGGATGCCTCGATTCTATGCTCAAATTCATCGTATCAACACTAGATGCTTCAAATTGTGGTTTACCTGGCTTGAACATATTCCCTCAAATGAAGCTGAGACAGCTTGGTCTGATGCAGATCTGCCTGTTGGTTGTGGGAATTATGAACTAGGATCTTCAGATTATGCTGAAGATCGGCTAATGTTCTCTCACATGATCTCTtgggaaaaaaagaaaaggaagaactcATATAGTATCTATCCTAGAAAGGGAGAGGTTTGGGCTCTGTTCAAGGACTGGAGTATTGGTTGGAGCTTGGTTGCTGATAACAAGTTGTTTGAATACGAAGTTGTACTAGTGCTTTCAGATTTTGATGGATCTGGAATTTGTGTGGTTCCCTTACTTAAGATAGAAGGATTTATAAGTTTGTTTGTGCAAGCAAAAGAAAAATCATTTGTCATACCAATCGATGAAACACTTAAGTTCTCTCATAAAATCCCTTCCTACAGGTTGACTGGGAAGGAAAAAGAAGGTATTCCTCAAGGTTGTCTGGAACTTGATCCTGCATCTCTGCCTCTTAACTTCTCAAATACATTCCCTTCTGTTAGTCTTACAGAAAGAATTGAGAAGTTGGATCCGACTAGTAATCCATGTTTAAATTGTACATCTCCAGAGGAACCTAGGATCAATATGGTTCTGGATGTGGAGTGCAAATTAAATGTGAAACAAAATCAAGCAGCTGAAAATCAGGTAAAACAAAATCAAACAAGTGAGAATCACCATTCTGGTGCTCAGAGTAACACCAAAAGTGACACACAGCACGCTGAAGTAGAAATCAAGCAGAAAGATGGCTTGGCTGATAAGAACCTAAACTACAGTTCGAAGGAAAATTTCAAATTGCCTTTGTTCAAATTTCATGAAGCAAAGTTCCACAATTTTGGTGAAGGGAAATCAATTGAAAACCTCCAACGTGGGCAGATTTGGGCTCTACGCGGTGACACTGATAAGTATCCCAAAAATTATGCATGGCTAAAGAAAATCTTTTCAGAAGGTGTACTACATATGGGATGCCTTGAGGCTTGCCCTGTTTTTGATGAGGAGATTCGATGGGTAGAAGAGGGCATGCCAATTTCATGCGGAAAATTTAAAGTGAAACAACTGAGCATTATAACTGTGAAACTTGATATGCTTTCTCATCCTGTACAAGCCATACCAGTTGAGAAAAGAAAGAGATATCTTATTCTTCCTAGCTGTGGTGAGATTTGGGCTGTATATAAAAACTGGAATGTTGGATGGAGACTTTCAGATCTGCATACCTGTGAGTATGATGTGGTTGAAATTTGTGAATGTACTGATGCTGGCTTCAGAGTTAGACCTTTGAAGAGTGTTCAAGGATACCGAGCTATTCTCAAACCCGAGTTAGAAGGAAAAACTATGGAGATTCCCATCCACGAATCTACTAGATTCTCTCATAAGATACCTTCATTCCCACTAACTATTGAAACAGAAGAGGCGCTGCAAGATTGCTGGCAAGTGGATACTGCATCTCTTCCCGAGTGA
- the LOC122054224 gene encoding myb family transcription factor MPH1-like gives MMMSCLEKREVRNYNRSETPRIRWTEELHSLFLQAVHSLGGCNEATPKQILKFMGVKELSISHVKSHLQMHRITSSQSTIDCTSQSKQKHCKKRKRSSIACTTSSPVVLHSQDSYQNSTFNSQYIFQLPSFDELLREWMLKHPSSNHPNEETVAVKEMDCELTLSSLNQESILDRVDTYRKPASKEGTECWGTTSSVDFHEREGSVTRSGDGCASCQHLNLELTMSSSCSCQCQL, from the exons ATGATGATGAGCTGCTTGGAGAAGAGAGAAGTGAGGAATTACAACAGATCTGAAACGCCTCGTATTAGATGGACTGAAGAGCTGCATAGCCTCTTCCTTCAAGCTGTTCATAGCCTCGGAGGATGCAACG AAGCAACTCCGAAGCAGATTTTAAAGTTCATGGGGGTGAAGGAACTCAGCATATCTCACGTTAAAAGCCACCTGCAA ATGCACAGGATCACCAGTAGCCAATCCACAATCGACTGCACCTCTCAATCTAAGCAAAAGCATTGCAAAAAGAGAAAGAGATCATCAATTGCCTGCACTACTTCATCACCAGTAGTACTGCACTCTCAAGATTCATACCAAAACTCTACATTCAATTCCCAGTACATTTTCCAACT GCCTTCATTCGACGAGTTGCTGAGGGAGTGGATGCTGAAGCACCCAAGCAGTAATCACCCAAATGAGGAG ACTGTGGCTGTGAAAGAGATGGACTGTGAGCTGACTCTATCATCCTTGAACCAAGAATCGATACTCGATCGCGTAGATACATATCGGAAACCGGCGAGCAAAGAAGGAACTGAGTGCTGGGGCACAACTTCAAGTGTAGATTTCCATGAAAGGGAAGGATCAGTGACAAGGAGTGGAGACGGTTGTGCTTCCTGCCAACACTTGAACTTGGAGCTAACCATGTCATCTTCTTGTTCTTGCCAATGTCAACTGTAG
- the LOC122053273 gene encoding protein SRC2-like has protein sequence MAAYRTLELMLISAKQLKNVNVFGKMDVYVVVSIVGQPRSAQRTHTDKKGGKKPSWNATLRFFIPVDLAASCSLVLHVALRSERFFGDRKIGYVQIPVKELLREGGDKDSAQFCSYQIRRPNSGKLKGVINLSYRFLDPPAEAGSSAADYPPPDEVGEPSYPPGAYPAYGAQPQHAPPSAGYGYPPPSQHGCAPQYGHGAAAPPNNSNIGAGLGAGLLGGDVGGFIFADMVSNAAAYDGGVSF, from the coding sequence ATGGCGGCGTATAGGACGCTGGAGCTGATGCTAATCTCCGCCAAGCAGCTCAAGAACGTCAACGTCTTCGGCAAGATGGACGTCTACGTCGTCGTGTCCATCGTCGGCCAACCCCGGTCCGCCCAACGCACCCATACCGACAAGAAAGGTGGCAAGAAGCCCTCTTGGAACGCCACCCTCCGCTTCTTCATCCCCGTAGACCTGGCCGCATCCTGCAGCCTCGTCCTCCATGTCGCCCTCCGATCGGAGCGCTTCTTCGGCGATCGGAAGATTGGCTACGTCCAGATTCCCGTCAAGGAGCTCCTCAGAGAGGGAGGGGACAAGGATTCGGCTCAGTTTTGTAGCTACCAGATCCGCAGGCCCAACTCCGGGAAGCTCAAGGGCGTTATTAATCTCTCCTACAGGTTTCTTGATCCGCCTGCTGAAGCGGGGAGCAGCGCCGCTGATTATCCTCCTCCAGATGAGGTCGGAGAGCCGTCCTACCCGCCGGGGGCTTACCCTGCATACGGCGCACAGCCGCAACACGCGCCACCTTCGGCCGGGTACGGGTACCCACCTCCTTCTCAGCACGGCTGCGCGCCGCAGTATGGACACGGGGCGGCCGCGCCGCCAAATAATAGCAATATCGGGGCCGGATTGGGCGCGGGCCTTCTAGGCGGCGACGTTGGCGGATTCATCTTCGCGGATATGGTGTCGAATGCAGCGGCGTACGACGGCGGCGTCAGTTTCTAA